Below is a window of Molothrus aeneus isolate 106 chromosome 14, BPBGC_Maene_1.0, whole genome shotgun sequence DNA.
CTCAGCAATGGGACTTGGAGTTCTGCAGCCACCACAGAGCTCCGCCAGGCTGGAGCAAGGGGTGATAGGGAGGAGGACGAGGGGATTATCTCTTGCTGCCTGGCGTCCTGCACCTGCACAGTGCTGTGGGTCAGGAGACATGCCCTCtcctcacagccctggggacaagcCGTGCTTTTGTACTGAGCCCTGTGTGTTGGacctgctccaggcactgcagtgcCACACACCGAAGGAAGCTCCTCTCCTGGTAGTGGCCGATGGAGCTGGAGGGGTGGTTGGGGcttcaggagcagccctggctccccaGACTTGgctctccccctgctccaggctgtgcttATGGCTCCGTGGCCCTTTTCCTGGCTTGCTCTCTCAGCTCAATGGGAGGAAGGCCCTTCAGAGGGTCTGAGGCGTGGGAAATGTTTATAGCCTGGCCTCAGAGACACTGGAGAGCAAACTGGGAAAGGCGCAGAGCCaaggctgcccaggctgctctgcagagccagatCTCCTGCTCCAAGGAtcagagcagagtgggagagGAAAAGCTACTGCTTGCAAACACAGCTAAGAAAACTCTGCCTGTCACAGCCCAAAATCCTGCAACTATGGTGGTACCAGCCAAGGGACTGGGAATGCCAGCACCAGGGCATCCTAACCATGCCCTGCAGGAATGGGGGGAAGTGTGGCTGGAGACACTGGTGATGGCTGGGGCCTGTGGTTGCCTCTGTCAGGAAGGGCTGGGtgtgggacagggctgaggaGCTCCAGGTCTTGTCCAGCAGCTCTATCCTGGttctgggaaaggagaggtAGTGCTAGGGGCTGCCCAAAGGCAAACAGACAGCTATGTCTGCCATGGAATCCCAGGATCCTGAACAGCAACTGCCTGCCCTATGGCACTGGCATGGGGCTTTTGTGCCAGTCCCAAGGGCTGTGGGCCTAGCACTGCCAGAGCACACCAGTTGTCCAGATCTTGGTTTTCTCCTCCTGGAGATTCCCTGGCTGAGCTGTTCCCTGAGGCCTGGGACTACCCTCCAGCTCACCTGGTGCCTCCTAGGAGCCGTGTGAGACACGCAGAAGCCCCATGCAACCAGGAACCCTGTGACATCGGGACCCAGGTCATGCCCATCAGAGCCTTGGAGGGATCATAAATCCCCCAACTCAGGGCATGTGCTGCTCCAGAACAGCAGGTAACTActcctgggcacacctggacgTGCCTGGATAAGGATGGAccccctgcctgcagagctggtgctggtggCCTTGCCTGGTCCCAGTCCTAAGCCAGGGGACACCAGAGTCACATGTGGCCCACACAGAGGTGGTGGCCACTGCCACGCTGGGGAAACCCAGGGACAGTTTCAGTGAGGGAAGGCCAGAGGGAACCTACCCCTGGGAAGGCTGACAAGGAACATGTCCTCCTTCCCTTCATGCCCAATGGAGGAAGAGTGAGCTCTGCGGCCATGGGCAGGGGACGCAGGTGACCCACCCCACCAGGCAGCAGTCATGGGCAGGGATTGTGGTGTGGAGACTCCTCCAACCTGTCAGGCTGAAGGCAGTGTGGGGTGGTGGAAGGAGCCCTGGTAGGctcctgtgtccagctgtgggGCTGACTGCTTCCTCTGATAAAGGTACTTGGCTGTACTCCCAGTTCTGTTTTTTTCTAGCATGCGAGTGCACACCCTCAAGCCAgcctgctgagagctgcaatttttctttaactttgtCTCTAgaccctcttcttcctcctgtgcCCCTAGCAGGAGTTGCCTCCCAGCAGTAGTGTGAGGAGGTGAGGTCAGAGAGGATCCAGTTTCAGCCATGTTAGAAGCCAGAGAGGACGCAGTTCCCTTCTCACCATGTTGGAAGCCCCCAAAATCACAGCTTCCCCAGGCATGCTGGtaaaggagaagaggaaaaaaggctcATCCAGGGTTGTTACCAGCCCTGGATCATGTGGCCAAACATCCTACCTTGCCGGTGTTTGTCAAGTGCAGACACCCCGGTGGGTACCCTGCTAGGGACTATGGGGCACCCTTGCACCTCACTGCTCCCCTCAGAGGGTCCCACAGCTGCTAAATGCTGAGGTGAGAGTGCCAGGCATGGCACAACCCAGTGAAAACCCTGCAGCTTTCTCTGAGCACCATGCCAGCTGTTGGGGCAGTGCAGCTAACCTCCACCATGCTACCGTCTCCCATGGACCAGGgatgcccagccccagggaggatTGCAGGCTGAACCCTTGGCAGAGCTTTAATCCACAAATCTGTCTGCAGAGCAAAGTGTTTCACACCCAGGGGCCGGGCTGGAGTGCTGTCATTGAACTCAGTGTTATCACTCCCTGCTTAcctgtgccctgccccagcactccTGCCGGCCACGGCTCTGAACTCCAGAACTGTCCTTGCTTCTGAGCTTACTGGGTTATCCTGGAGAGCCCCAACTGGATCACCCCCCATGTCCTGGGTGCTCTTTTCTGGTCCACTTTCAGGGAAGTGGGGATAGAGCATAGGTGGTTGCAGCACTGAAGGGACCTCCCACAGCATGAGGGCTACGCGGTGCCCTCGCATCCcaaagcaggcaggcagggggctgccagcctgggctctgcctccccagcccctccttcaGATTTGCAGGGATCCTCAGCCCGAGAGAGGAACCCCAAAGTAGGGCCTCTGGCATCCTCCAAAAACAATCCCAGGCCCCTTTTCAGGCAGGAGCAGGCGCTCCAGAGCCCTGCTaggtgctggcagctgctgccctgcggCATGCAGGAGTGCCCGCTCACTAATTGGGAGGCAGCTCGTTATGTAAGGAGGACGGAGGCAGGGGAGCTGCGATAGCTGTGCAGCACACCCCACGCTACCCAAATCTGCTCTTCCAGCCCAGAATAAGCCCTGTTTATGGAACCCCTCAAGCCCTTCTCTGGCCCCTTCCACAGGTGCTGGAGCCTGGTGCTCTCCTTCCTGGCCAAATGCTTGAGGGGAGCCCCAGCaagagccccagcagccccacaatATCCGAGGGACAGCTGGACTCCAGTGCGGGTGCAAAGCCCCGCAGAGCTGACCCGgcgggggctgggggcagaggagctgtgctcgGCTGGCACCCACAGGAGGTCAGGCAAGGACATGTAGGGCAGCACGGCTTCAGCAGAGACGGTTATTAATACCCTGCCTGGCCTTTGCATGGAATCCCGGGCATTTCAAATCAGGGACCTTCACTGAAACCCTGCCGTCACTGACATTTCAGAACAATAACAATGTGAAAGACAATCAGTTCCTGGCAGGATGTATACCTGTGGTGCTGCCGAGGCTCTCTGTGTGCCCAACCTCAGCAGCCAGCTATCACCTCACTTGTGCCAACCCTTGGGAACAACCTGAGAACACCCCCTGCCTCCAAACCACCCGGAGCAGTCCTGCTCCTTTTCACAGGCATATCACTGTGATGGTCTTACTAATGGACATGGAAATGTCTTGTCCTGCCCCATGGCATCTACCACCCTCTACCAATCTGGACAGGGCTGCCATCCCCAGGGAATTGCAGGTGAGGCAAGGACTGGATCCCATCCTGATCCTGGAGTCTGAAAGGCCTAGAGTTTCTTCTCTGCCACTAGCGTTGTTCTGCAGCAAAAGGCCcctcaaatatatatataaaactcaGCACGCAGACAGAGGATGATCTCCTGTCCCAAAGCCAGTCATGTTCAGCACCTGGATAAATATAACTCAGAGCTCATTTGCAAAGCATTGGGATGGGTTGTAGCCTCTCTCACCTCTCCAGCCCTCTTCCCCCAACACACACCCTGGGGTAAAGCTGAAGATGATGACCTCagaagtcttttccagcctaatgtgttctgtgattctctgccCTCTACCAACAGGGCCTCAGTCCTTCCCAAGGGCAGGATCCACCTGGAGCCTCACTGGCCTTGGCAGTCCACATAAAGCACACAGACCCATACATGGTCACGTCCCCTGGGCACACATACAGCTGCCAGGCTCTGACAACATATATCCCAAACCTTTCCAAGCCCTTTGGTCCCATGCAGGTCACGATGCTCCCCCAAAGTACAGAATCAGCTTTAACCCTCTTTGTGCTGGGCAGTGGCCAAGGAGGCGGTGTCAGGTCCCAGCAGAAACTGTCCAGGATCAGGCCATGTCTCACCAGGAAAGGATAATGTGATGCTGCACGATGCTGGGAtcagggcagagccctgcagcctccttcAGCTCCAACCTCTTCCTCATCTTTACAGTtcaaagctggaaaaaatcCTGTCCAGCCTTTTCCCCATAGGGCCATGCTGTCATCCCTGCCTGACCTTCGGACACCTACTtctgcctgtgcagagccaaATGCCTGCCCTAGCAGATGGGTAGTGCTGGAGAATCCCCAGAGAACCAAGATGACAGGCTGCTGGGAAGCTGACATTGGCATCACCAGACtagctcagctgtgccagccccctTGGCCATAGCCTTGTGGTCAGGGGCAAATGATTCCCTCCcaaggggctggaggggctgagcATGGCTCTCCTGTGCTCCAGAGAGTGTTGAGAATATCCTTCTGGAGGGAGCTGGGTCTTGCAGGAGCAGGCGGGGACGGGCATGGTGCATGGcgtggcacaggctgctgccagccctgctgagccatGCCAACCCAGTATGCTGTAGCAGAGCCCCTGTGAGCCTGGTCTGCTGGGTCATGGGGTGGGGGTCCCAAGGTATTGAGATGCCCATGATGGAGACCACAGCAAGCTGAGCCAGCTGCCTGCCTGACATCTTCCCGAGGGTGGGAGGATTTGGGTATGCCAAGGTAAGCACCTCGCAGCAGTACAAGCTACTCCCTGCCACTGAAACAACATCTCCCCAGCACCTCAGTGGTGTCCAGGGCTTGCAACCAACACTGCAGGCCACAGGTCAGGCCACGTGCATCTCTGTCCTGTGGGAGCAAAGCAAAGAAAGCCCTGGTGCATGGTTCTGGAGGGTGCGGGGACTCTCCTGGCCCTCTccatggcagagctgtcccaggacCAGAAGAAGGAGAGTAGTACAGCTTGGTCCTACACCCACACCTCTCTCATGCTCACTTATGGCCCCTCTCCCCATCAATGTGTCCTTGTTGCTTCAGCCCACTCGACCAGCTGGAATGcttgccctggccctgccaccTCGGGATGTCCTTTATGGCCtggctcctctcctcctgcattGCTGCTGCAAAGTGACACCCGACAGACAGGAACAAGTGGTGCTGTGACACAAATGCCACTCTGGTtactgctgccctggcagctcttGCTTGCTGGCCTGCCTTTACAGTGGGAAAGGCAGTGCTGCCCTTGCTTTGCCCAAATTCATGCTTCCCCTAGCCCCTCACACTGAgcttccctgcctccctgtgACTCCCATGGCTTGCCCAGGCCTGGGAGAAAGTGGCCCTCAGCTCCTTTCATGGCTCAGACCAAAGGATGGGTCACTGCCCAACCAATCCTGTTGgactgggcagcagctctggcagtgccTACAGATGATCTGGCTATGCAGAGGTGTCCCctcacagcctggagcaggatggGCACAGGCTGGCCAGGCTGCCAGGTGTTGCCTAGAAGTGGCTGGGCAGCAATGCTGGCACACCTGGCTGATGTGGGCAAGTGGGCTGGTATGTCTCGTCTTCCcacccagagccaggcaggtcCTGCCTGGATCACAGGCTAGCACACACCCAGGGGGCTGCTTCCCCTGCAGTGCTGACCTCCTCTCACACCCCTGGCTCCCCTCAGCCACCTGGCCCAGGAAAAGGTGTCATGTGGTCATGggcctgctctccccagcctaCACTCAGTTGGGCTTGTGTTTGGGTCTGGGCTAACGTTGGCATTACAAAGGGATGGCAAAGAGGCATTACAGAGGGACAGCTTTCTGCCCACTTCACTGGCACCTGCAGGGAGAAGGTGTGCCTAgccagggtggtggcagctgtCCTCCCTATACCTGGTGCTTCCATGTGAGCATGGTCCCTCGGCACTGCTGAGACTTCCCTGGACAGCAGTTTGTGATGTCCTGTGTGAGGACACGGTGGGGAGAGCCCTTTCTGCACAGGATCCTGTGCACTCCGGAAACAACAGGGCTTTCTGCAGGAGCATGAGCCCTGGAGGCAATTGGTCCAGAGCATGCCTTCCTTGTGCATCCCTAACAATATCCCTGCTGTGAGCAAAGGGTATggagagcctggcagggacCACCCAGCCAGAGAAACCCCCAGAGACAGGTTAGACATGCTGAAATGTGTGTTGTCTGAGAAGCCCAGCACTGATCTGACCCTGACTGAGTTGTCTCCAGTCAGGCCCAGAGCCAGACTCAACTCTGGGTTTAGAATCTTGGGCATCCCATGCTGTCCTGGATGTCAGCTACATACAAGGATGTGTATCCACACatctttcccctcctcctgtgctgctgtaggAGCACATCAGCCAAAACAATGGCACCAAATGGTTTGGGttccctggtgccagcagcagggtgcCCTTATCAGGCATGTTATCGGGGTGTTCCTCTGGCACCCACAATCCTCCGCTGTGTATGCTATCTCCTCTTGGATGTGTTGGCTCATTCCCCAGAAGGAGAAAGTTCAGGCTGGAGCAAAACAACTGCAAACACAGGTGTGGGCACACCTAGCTCCAGTGCCTGGGGCCATGCACCCAGCTCCCCCATGCTGTGCCACCTAGGGGTGGCGGGGGATCACCCAGGCAGCCTCCAGACCGAGGTGCCTGGACACTGGGCATGATAGAGGGACATAGCTTTGCACCACACCATAGCACAGCCTGTGACAAACACAATGCATGGAGCTTCTCAGGACACATCACACAACAGGGCATGAAAGACAGGCAGTAAGGAATGCTAAGGCACACTGACAGAGAGAAATCCTTGTCCCTTGGCATCTCTGCTCACTCCCTACCTCACCAGGAGCACCACAGGTCCTGCTCCAGTAGCGATGAGTTTGAAagcagcctgcagtgcccaTATCAGTGGCCTCTGGCCCACAGGCACTGTCACTGACTGCCCCAGCAAGCTGCCCAGGTGCTTGGCTCTGACCCCAGCCCTAGTAGCCCGTGCTGGGGACAACATCTTGCTTCCCCCTTCACCCACGGTGCCAACttgctgcagcctcccagggaggaggggaacCTCTCGCTCCTGTTCCTTCTCAGCTGGGTAGGTTCACTGCTCCCCAAACGGGCCAGGCACCAGCACCTTGGCAggtgtcccagctcctcccttcccacctgAGCGGCAGCTCGGCGTTATGTAAGTGCAGGAAGAGCAAGGCCGGCTCGAGGCAGCAGCCTCTCGGTGTCAGACGCCGCTGGGCGAGGAGGCGGGAGTGCGCCGGGGTGGTTCACACGCATGGGGCAGCCACGTGTGAGCCCACCCACTGCCGCTCCCGCACAGCCCGGGAGCACGCCCACGCTGCGTGTGGTGGGAAGGGGATGCTGAGGTGCCTCTGAACgcctgggtgctgctccctgtgcgcaGCACCCACCCATGGCGGAGCAGCAAGCCCCAGAGCCgctgcctgctgtgccagccaggcAGACATCTGTACCTGAGGTGCTGATGGGCCACAGGTCTCTTCAGGGTAGCGGATGTGTCCCACCTACTGAAGACACTGGAAGTCTCGGGCACCTGCAGCACTACTGGCACAGTTCAGCTCTCTCAGGCTGAACTGGGGAGACCCAGACCTGCTAGACCCCATACAAGCTGCTCCAACACAGGGTGTCAccagagccagccccacacAGTGCCAGTGCAGGACCTGAGACAGCTCTGTCCACTCTCCCCTCTGCGGTTCAACTCATCAGGGCTGGGAAGCCTCCAGAGTGGTAGCCCCTAGGACCTCCTGTTCAGTCTCCTCTGTTCTCACTGCtagaggagggagcagggcagacCCCGCAGTCCTGCCTCCTCAGTCTGCCAGGGAATGGATGGAAGCAGACCCCAGCACATtcagctgtggggacacaggcagCCTGCCCAGAGCAACCCCAAGACCAACTTGGGCAGGGCAGAGACACTTTCCAGGCACGGGAAGTACCACTCCAGGCCAAACCTGTGTCCACTCCAGGGagggccaggggagctgctgaaaggacaggagctggcactgggacTCTCAGACTCCCTACCCAGGCTCTCAGTGACACTCAAGATGGCTTTtgaggcagcacagctgctccccaAGGAACCTGCTGCGCTCTCCATGCAGGATGGGGCCGATGCCTGTCTGTCGCTGGACACTATCCATGCCCCTGTGGGCACTGTCTGTGTGGACAGAGGTAGCCAGGGAGATGAGCACACAGTCCAGCGGCCAAAACACACAGCTGGGGGCTGTTGTCACTGCCCGGCAGACACAAGGCACCACAAGACAGGCACGGCGGGCACGGCAGAGCAAAGCCACCGGGACCCGCACCCAGGGATGAGCTGGCATCACGTACGGACTCCGTGCCAGACGCGGCCTCTCCCCACCCAGATTCCACCGCCGCCGAcaccccccagccccggggtcACACGAGTCCCCTTCTCTTGCCAGCCCCACACCGCTGCCAGCTCCGAGCCCGCTGCCCCGCTGCCCCGGGGCACCTGGCCCCCGGCAGCTCACAGGCTCCTGGCGGTGACACCCACctgtggaagaggaggaggatggaaagCAGGGTCTGGTCGATATTCCTGTTGCAGATACCCTGGTTGAAGAGGTAGCAGGGGTCCCGCACGACGGGTTCCAGCGAGTCCTGGCGCATGATGGAGCTCAGCTTGTCGGTGTTGAGGTTCTGTTGGACCAGCTGCTCCCGCAGCTGCCGGAAACTGCTCACGGTGGGGCTGCCCGGGTTGTTGTTCTCGCCCCCGGCCCCCTCCTCCAGCCCGCTCCGGTTGGCCAgatccaggcagcagctgcagcagtccAGCCCCACGGGCGACCGGCACTCCTCCGTGGGCGACGAGGACATCCCAGGGGGCCCCGTGCCTGGCcacggcggcggcgccggggccgctcccggggccgcGGAGGGCGAGCGGCTGCAGGACGTGCCCGGTGCCGAGCGCCGCgagcggcccccgcccgccccggtcCCGttccgcccgccccggccccgcctcgGCCCCGCTCCACCCCGCCCCCGTTCCGCCCCGTCCCCGTTCCACCCGCCCCGGTTCCGCCCCGTCCCGGCCCCGCGCATCCTgcctccgctccgctccgctccgctcctcGCCGctccgccccggccccgctccgccccggccCCACCGGTCTCCGCCCGCCCCGAGCAGCCGCTCCCCGGCAGCGCATCCCCCCCACGCCGGGAGAAGCTGGAGAATCTGTAACATGAGGTGACGTGGGGTGACGAAGGGCCACGATGCCCCTTTCCCGGTGGGGATCCTCGCCCCGCTCTGTGCTTTCCGGGGATGGCGCGGGCGCTGAGGAGGCTGGCGCTGCCCGCGGCATCACTCCCTGAAGCATTGGTGCAGGCAGCCCGCATAGCCCCGGAGACGGGAcaggaaataggaaaaaggGGATTAAAGGTCCCAGGATGGGAGGAAAAGCCAGGAAGGACCTGGCTTCACTGCTGGGAACGTCTGGGAGCTGCCTCGCACGAAGCCAAGCCAGGCATGAGTGGAACGCACGAAGCCTGGGGGCTATGGATGTTGGGCACGTTGAGTCTCGGCAGATGCCTGAAATCGGGGATatgggagggaaaaagggattTCTAGGAGGAGGAGAAGTGGCTTCCTGGCACTGTTGCATCTCAAGGTGAACATTTCTGCCACCACTGAACCGCACTGGGGGCCTAGTGAAGAGTGATTGGGGCACATGGTGCTgtcctggtggggctggggtaTGGGGCAACACCTCAAGGAGGTAGGGACCACTGGCCCAGGACCCTGGGAATGAGATTCATGAAGGTCACAAGGTACTGGCTTTGAAGCACCTGCAGAGATGGGGTGAGAGGGAGGCCGCGAGGTTGGGCTGGTGGTCAGTGAGCCCCAGGGACCAGCCCAGGTAGCCCTCACCCTTGAGAGAGATGAGCAACTGGGAGCAGGTGGAGAAGGGCTGGGCAAGGGTCCaaggaagcagagctgcagaggggaggagcagggaggctggggaagcccgccatgggcaggcaggatgTAGGGACGGCAGGTGGGTCTGTACAGCAGGGTTGCAAAAGGGCTggtggaaggagctgcaggaagcagcaaCAGGAGGATTGCAGCATGTCTGAAGGGCACAGGATTGATAAGAGGTAAACCAGGTCAAAATCTGGCCGGGCAAAGCCACTAGAGTACTTGAACAGCAGAGGTCCCGGTGGCAGCGCAGTGCCCACTGGAGTTGTTAATGGGGTAGCTGCTGCCACTGAAGAAGTGGCAGGAGTCCAACAAACATTCTTGTTCTCTGCTTAGCATGAAGAAGGAAGATGCATGCCATGAGGATGAAGCAGTTTCCAGGCCATTAGTAACCTGGGGAGTCATGAGACTCCCAGATCCACCACAGATCCACAGCTGGGAGAGTGGCCATGGTGAACTCGGGCAGGGTTTCCCATGCCAGACCCCATCGGACCTGGTGACCTGCAGGATCCGACTCCCGGTGGA
It encodes the following:
- the TSC22D3 gene encoding TSC22 domain family protein 3 isoform X1 encodes the protein MSSSPTEECRSPVGLDCCSCCLDLANRSGLEEGAGGENNNPGSPTVSSFRQLREQLVQQNLNTDKLSSIMRQDSLEPVVRDPCYLFNQGICNRNIDQTLLSILLLFHSASGASVVAIDNKIEQAMDLVKNHLMYAVREEVEVLKEQIKELLEKNSQLERENSLLKTLASPEQLEKFQSRLPAEVLCPEEQSPGVAAPAQHSGGSAV